A stretch of Pirellulales bacterium DNA encodes these proteins:
- a CDS encoding O-antigen ligase family protein, with translation MAFGAPSSRKPTSRRGRPAALAGDRLAERALAVTDAGLAGVVFVAPLFHGGRHDVGRFVLAACIAVAAMSWGVRQLALKTNAWRRSPANWLFCGGALLLGLQLTPLPAEWIPLLAPLQIELIAPWLDTAHSLGIAPRPTASLNPEATRLSLAMWLAYGVLFMTVAQRLQDAADVRRLQRWIGLSAGAMAAIGLLQWALPNGKFLWIYEHPSRSPGAGACGPFANRNHFGHFLVLGAPALAAWAMTSLHAAKAPPKRPGARRAAASSHVSWHERIERGLPATLLAAVIAGALLSASRGAAVALFAAAAAFLPAAIRAERSRTAGFGSAAGLVTAGALAAILLIPDDATTRIATLASGELEEIDHNAGRRSIWQANWEVIQRNGWLGAGAGAHADVYRTYLPDPPLSEYTHAENGYLQVLTETGRAGGALLVTGVLLVLGWCWRAYRLSPDHPSFLAAAACAACLIASLAHSVVDFVWYIPSCLSITLMHGACLMRLHQLSDEVQKREFRPAESSVPGFFGGLLTPLTATASAVAVAALLGPARAAPHWDSYLRISRSHRIASSALLVAGVPEEEGKLHAIRLSQQASLVSMLDELSQVVSLRPEFADAHRQLANRSVQLFEHVQQQADNPMPVSEIRAAAIASQFSSSAELLEWLRAAFGQPIGLLLQADAHARAAASCCPLEGDAIVQVADLAFLHGRGAETVQAAMNQALRVRPYDGDLLLAVGTEAAVRGDSAEAFELWRRSFAIRGSHRLRIARLVAGNMPPEAWLEWLQPEWDSLPVFWSTACDRIDDQQRAAILAYGQARLESDLSESTPPFATRARRTLAEMQLTAGLPEAAAATLEQAIAANPNDVPTRRMLGFVLADLQRLPEAEQHLSWCYGRNPNDGGVQRQLTTIRKLRLAETADQRRASLLR, from the coding sequence ATGGCCTTTGGCGCCCCGTCATCTCGAAAGCCGACTTCGCGTCGCGGTCGCCCCGCCGCGCTCGCGGGCGATCGGCTGGCTGAGCGGGCCCTGGCCGTGACCGACGCGGGGTTGGCCGGCGTCGTCTTCGTGGCGCCGTTGTTCCACGGCGGGCGCCACGACGTGGGCCGGTTCGTGCTGGCGGCGTGCATCGCCGTGGCGGCGATGTCCTGGGGCGTGCGGCAACTGGCCCTCAAGACGAACGCGTGGCGACGGAGTCCCGCGAACTGGCTGTTCTGCGGCGGCGCGCTGCTGTTGGGGCTGCAACTGACTCCTCTGCCGGCAGAGTGGATTCCGCTGCTGGCGCCGCTGCAGATCGAGTTGATCGCCCCGTGGCTCGACACGGCCCATTCGCTGGGGATCGCCCCGCGCCCGACCGCCTCGCTCAATCCCGAAGCGACGCGGCTGTCGCTCGCCATGTGGTTGGCGTACGGCGTGTTGTTCATGACCGTCGCCCAGCGACTGCAAGACGCCGCCGACGTTCGGCGTCTGCAGCGGTGGATCGGTCTGTCGGCCGGCGCGATGGCGGCGATCGGCCTCTTGCAGTGGGCGCTCCCCAACGGCAAGTTTTTGTGGATCTACGAACATCCGTCGCGCAGCCCAGGGGCGGGGGCCTGCGGGCCGTTCGCCAATCGGAACCATTTCGGTCATTTCCTGGTGCTCGGCGCCCCTGCCCTGGCGGCGTGGGCGATGACCTCGCTGCACGCCGCGAAGGCGCCTCCCAAGCGGCCCGGCGCTCGGCGCGCTGCGGCAAGCTCCCACGTCAGTTGGCATGAACGGATCGAGCGCGGGCTGCCGGCGACGCTGCTCGCGGCGGTCATCGCGGGCGCCTTGCTTAGCGCGTCACGCGGGGCGGCCGTCGCCTTGTTCGCCGCCGCGGCGGCGTTTCTGCCTGCGGCGATTCGCGCGGAGCGGAGCCGCACCGCGGGCTTCGGCTCGGCCGCGGGGTTGGTGACGGCCGGGGCGCTCGCGGCGATCCTGCTGATCCCCGACGACGCCACGACGCGAATCGCAACGCTTGCCAGCGGCGAGCTCGAAGAGATCGATCACAACGCCGGGCGTCGCAGCATTTGGCAAGCCAATTGGGAAGTCATCCAACGCAACGGCTGGCTCGGCGCCGGCGCGGGGGCCCATGCCGACGTGTATCGGACCTATCTGCCCGATCCGCCCCTCTCTGAGTACACGCACGCCGAGAACGGCTATCTGCAGGTGCTGACCGAGACGGGACGGGCCGGGGGAGCGTTGCTCGTCACCGGAGTGCTGCTCGTCTTGGGGTGGTGCTGGCGAGCCTATCGGCTGTCGCCGGACCATCCCTCGTTTCTCGCCGCGGCGGCGTGCGCAGCGTGCTTGATTGCCAGTCTCGCGCACTCGGTCGTCGACTTCGTCTGGTACATTCCCAGTTGTCTGTCGATCACGCTCATGCATGGGGCGTGCTTGATGCGATTGCATCAATTGTCCGACGAAGTCCAGAAGCGTGAATTCCGCCCCGCCGAGTCGTCCGTCCCCGGCTTCTTCGGCGGGTTGTTGACGCCGCTGACGGCGACGGCTTCGGCCGTGGCGGTCGCGGCGCTGTTGGGCCCCGCGCGGGCGGCGCCCCATTGGGACAGCTACTTGCGCATCTCGCGGTCGCATCGGATCGCCTCCTCGGCGCTTCTCGTTGCGGGCGTTCCCGAGGAGGAAGGCAAGCTGCACGCGATCCGGCTCAGTCAGCAGGCGTCCCTCGTCTCGATGTTGGACGAGCTGTCCCAGGTCGTTTCCCTGCGACCGGAGTTCGCCGATGCGCACCGCCAACTCGCCAATCGCAGCGTGCAACTGTTCGAGCACGTTCAGCAACAGGCCGACAATCCGATGCCGGTGTCCGAGATTCGGGCCGCGGCGATCGCCTCGCAGTTTTCGTCGTCGGCGGAACTGTTGGAGTGGCTGCGGGCGGCGTTCGGCCAGCCGATCGGGCTGTTGCTGCAGGCCGACGCTCACGCCCGAGCCGCCGCGTCGTGTTGCCCGTTGGAAGGGGACGCGATCGTGCAGGTCGCCGATCTGGCGTTCTTGCACGGGCGCGGCGCCGAGACGGTCCAGGCCGCGATGAACCAAGCCTTGCGAGTTCGCCCGTACGACGGCGACCTTCTGCTGGCCGTGGGGACCGAGGCCGCGGTGCGCGGCGATTCCGCCGAGGCCTTCGAACTGTGGCGGCGAAGCTTCGCGATCCGCGGCAGTCATCGCCTGCGGATCGCCCGGCTGGTGGCCGGCAACATGCCCCCCGAGGCATGGCTCGAGTGGTTGCAGCCGGAGTGGGACTCGCTGCCGGTGTTTTGGAGCACGGCGTGCGATCGGATCGACGACCAGCAGCGGGCGGCGATCCTCGCCTACGGCCAAGCGCGGCTGGAGAGCGACCTGTCGGAGAGCACGCCTCCGTTCGCGACCCGCGCCCGCCGCACGCTGGCCGAAATGCAACTCACCGCGGGCCTGCCGGAAGCCGCCGCGGCGACTCTCGAGCAAGCGATCGCGGCGAACCCCAACGACGTTCCGACCCGGCGGATGCTGGGGTTCGTGCTCGCCGATTTGCAGCGATTGCCCGAGGCGGAGCAGCACCTGTCGTGGTGCTACGGCCGCAACCCAAACGACGGCGGCGTGCAGCGCCAACTGACGACGATCCGCAAGCTGCGTCTCGCCGAGACGGCCGACCAACGCCGAGCCTCGCTGCTGCGATAG
- a CDS encoding polysaccharide biosynthesis protein: protein MDARSHRYLPLMRLAAFATLGGCAYIAAFLLRFAGALNEVAEQVLADTLLFAVVVKVASAGWFRLHQTATRYVTLHDLVLLAKATTAASIGLMLCDSMFAVHVTLPRSVVILDWGTSLVLLGAWRGLPRVWRDAKLLRSTGPGAIRAVIVGADDAGEALLRGIRRNPNLLYEPVGFVDPQSRHRGALIAGVPVLGGFDALPAIIDQHGVEEVLITSGVLPGKQVRELMDAAAQGNFRVRVLPSYEQLLNDNVAVQPRPVAIADLLRRPSVALEVDGLREWLVDKTVMVTGSAGSIGSEICRQLLQLGVAKLVLVDRSETGQFFLERELARQSPEAELHACLADVTDGERLRAVFGEHRPDVIFHAAAYKHVPLMEAQPGEAVKNIAVATRLLVDLADEIGAEAFVMISTDKAVNPTSVMGACKRVAEQYVQARAAGSQCRFVTVRFGNVLDSAGSVVPVFREQIAAGGPVTVTHPDMVRYFMLIPEAAQLVIQAGGMGAGGEIFVLDMGEPVRILDLATDMIRLSGLRVGEDVEIEFTGLRPGEKLYEELYGQEEANQPTAHPKIMVAASQPLSLLQAYQNISQLHAVADEGCDQVLRELNAVVPIQSSAALPVRIARAA, encoded by the coding sequence ATGGACGCTCGCTCTCATCGTTACTTGCCGCTGATGCGTCTTGCCGCGTTTGCAACGCTGGGCGGGTGCGCGTACATAGCGGCTTTTCTGTTGCGTTTTGCGGGCGCCTTGAACGAGGTTGCCGAGCAGGTCCTGGCCGACACGCTGCTGTTTGCGGTCGTCGTGAAGGTCGCCTCCGCAGGGTGGTTCCGTCTGCACCAGACGGCGACCCGATACGTCACGCTTCATGACTTGGTGCTGCTGGCCAAAGCGACCACCGCGGCGTCGATCGGGCTCATGCTGTGCGACTCGATGTTCGCCGTGCACGTCACTTTGCCGCGGAGCGTCGTGATCCTCGATTGGGGGACTTCGCTCGTGTTGTTGGGCGCGTGGCGCGGGCTGCCGCGCGTGTGGCGCGACGCGAAGCTGCTCCGTTCGACGGGCCCGGGCGCGATCCGTGCTGTGATCGTCGGCGCCGACGACGCCGGCGAGGCCTTGCTGCGCGGCATTCGCCGCAACCCGAATTTGCTTTACGAGCCGGTCGGTTTCGTCGATCCTCAGTCGCGCCACCGCGGCGCTCTCATCGCCGGCGTGCCGGTGCTGGGGGGATTCGACGCCCTGCCGGCGATCATCGATCAGCACGGCGTCGAGGAGGTGCTGATCACCTCGGGCGTCCTCCCCGGCAAGCAGGTCCGCGAACTGATGGACGCCGCCGCCCAAGGGAACTTTCGCGTGCGGGTTCTCCCCAGTTACGAACAACTGCTCAACGACAACGTCGCCGTCCAGCCTCGGCCGGTGGCGATCGCCGACTTGCTGCGCCGCCCCTCGGTGGCGCTCGAGGTCGACGGCCTGCGCGAGTGGCTCGTGGACAAGACGGTCATGGTCACCGGATCGGCCGGCAGCATCGGCTCGGAGATTTGTCGTCAACTCTTGCAACTCGGGGTCGCGAAGCTGGTGCTCGTGGACCGTTCGGAAACGGGGCAATTCTTCCTGGAGCGGGAGTTGGCTCGTCAGTCCCCCGAGGCCGAACTGCACGCTTGCCTGGCCGACGTCACCGACGGCGAGCGTTTGCGGGCCGTGTTTGGCGAACATCGTCCCGACGTCATTTTTCACGCCGCGGCGTACAAGCACGTGCCGCTCATGGAAGCCCAGCCCGGCGAGGCGGTGAAAAACATCGCCGTGGCGACGCGACTGCTGGTGGATCTGGCCGACGAGATCGGCGCCGAGGCGTTCGTCATGATCTCGACGGACAAGGCGGTCAATCCCACGAGCGTCATGGGGGCGTGCAAACGCGTGGCCGAGCAGTACGTGCAGGCCCGCGCCGCGGGGAGCCAATGTCGGTTCGTCACCGTGCGGTTCGGCAACGTGCTCGACTCGGCGGGAAGCGTGGTCCCCGTGTTCCGCGAGCAGATCGCCGCCGGCGGCCCCGTGACCGTCACGCATCCCGACATGGTTCGTTACTTCATGCTGATCCCCGAAGCGGCCCAACTGGTGATCCAGGCGGGCGGCATGGGCGCCGGGGGCGAGATCTTCGTCCTCGACATGGGCGAACCGGTACGAATTCTCGACTTGGCGACCGATATGATCCGGCTCTCGGGCCTGCGGGTCGGCGAGGACGTCGAGATTGAGTTCACGGGCCTGCGCCCCGGCGAGAAGCTGTACGAGGAGCTTTACGGCCAGGAAGAAGCGAACCAGCCGACGGCCCATCCCAAGATCATGGTCGCCGCCAGTCAGCCGCTGAGTTTGCTGCAGGCGTACCAGAACATTTCGCAGCTGCATGCGGTGGCCGACGAGGGATGCGACCAGGTGTTGCGCGAACTGAACGCCGTCGTGCCGATCCAATCCAGCGCCGCTCTGCCAGTGCGAATTGCTCGGGCTGCGTAG
- a CDS encoding ABC transporter permease: MTRWWRTFRLSVKSLLLHPLRSALTVLGIFIGVCGVIWLLAIGEGIGRAAEEQIADLGARNIIVRTVKPSADESVDSGYGLTRADYERLRETVPTIKRALPIRTITCELRNRTRKREGRLVGCTPDYAEVTRLVVAEGRFLTESDGIEERNYCVLSAENAQALFPVGNPIGQQMMIEEEFYTVVGVMKPRMASAGIGGSFAAEDFSGDVYIPIETFWRRIGDMIVVTKPGSFQRDIVEVSQITLEIAERDQVIPTRDIVTNTIEPYHTLPDFRVTAPLELLQQAQTTRLMFMLFLGLIAAVSLVVGGIGIMNIMLATVTERTREIGIRRALGAKRRDITQQFLAEAVVLSVVGGLLGVLGGLLCRPITALARNRLEAWFPEQMSTLPDLVRKVEPLLVPWSFPLAFAISAIVGVMFGVYPAIRAARLDPIEALRHE, translated from the coding sequence ATGACCCGCTGGTGGCGTACATTCCGACTGAGCGTCAAGAGCTTGCTCTTGCATCCGCTGCGCTCCGCGCTGACGGTGCTGGGCATCTTCATCGGGGTGTGCGGCGTCATCTGGCTGCTGGCAATCGGCGAAGGGATCGGCCGCGCGGCCGAGGAACAGATCGCCGACCTGGGCGCCCGCAACATCATCGTCCGCACCGTGAAGCCCTCGGCAGACGAGTCGGTCGACTCCGGCTACGGGCTCACGCGGGCCGACTACGAGCGGCTCAGGGAGACCGTGCCGACGATCAAGCGGGCGCTCCCCATCCGCACGATCACCTGCGAACTCCGGAACCGCACCCGCAAGCGCGAGGGCCGACTGGTCGGCTGCACCCCTGACTACGCCGAAGTGACCCGGCTGGTCGTCGCCGAGGGTCGCTTCCTGACCGAATCCGACGGCATCGAGGAACGCAACTACTGCGTCCTGTCGGCCGAGAACGCCCAGGCGTTGTTTCCCGTCGGCAATCCGATCGGGCAGCAAATGATGATCGAGGAGGAGTTCTACACCGTCGTCGGCGTGATGAAGCCGCGAATGGCCTCGGCGGGGATCGGCGGATCGTTCGCCGCGGAGGACTTCTCCGGCGACGTGTACATCCCGATCGAGACGTTTTGGCGGCGGATCGGCGACATGATCGTCGTCACCAAACCGGGCTCGTTCCAGCGCGACATCGTCGAAGTCTCGCAGATCACGCTAGAAATCGCGGAACGCGATCAGGTGATCCCCACGCGCGACATCGTCACCAATACGATCGAGCCCTACCACACGCTGCCCGACTTCCGCGTCACCGCGCCGCTGGAACTGCTGCAACAGGCCCAGACGACGCGGTTGATGTTCATGCTGTTTCTGGGCCTCATCGCCGCGGTGTCGCTGGTGGTCGGAGGGATCGGCATCATGAACATCATGCTGGCGACCGTCACCGAACGGACCCGTGAGATCGGCATCCGCCGGGCCCTGGGCGCCAAGCGCCGCGACATCACCCAGCAGTTCCTCGCCGAAGCGGTCGTCCTGTCGGTCGTCGGCGGGCTGTTGGGGGTGCTGGGAGGATTGCTCTGCCGGCCGATCACGGCGCTGGCCCGCAACCGGCTCGAAGCTTGGTTCCCCGAGCAGATGTCGACTTTGCCCGACTTGGTGCGCAAGGTCGAGCCGCTGCTGGTCCCCTGGTCGTTCCCGCTGGCGTTCGCGATCTCGGCCATTGTCGGCGTGATGTTCGGCGTCTACCCGGCCATCCGCGCGGCGAGGCTCGACCCGATCGAGGCCCTGAGACACGAGTAG
- a CDS encoding ABC transporter ATP-binding protein yields MPALAASIRDLHKDYVLSGETVHALRGVSFDVPEGDYISIMGPSGSGKSTLLNLLGCLDRPTRGNFLLGDDDVAQMSDDQLADTRATRIGFVFQSYNLLPALTVVENIEVPLYYSGRLSRESRQKCIDLAKLVGLGSRLDHRPSQLSGGQQQRVAIARSLVNDPRFMLADEPTGNLDSTTTNEILDLLASLNAEGRTIILVTHENEVAHRTARTIWLRDGKILTDERRQEDSRLSAVGG; encoded by the coding sequence ATGCCCGCTCTCGCCGCCAGTATTCGCGACCTCCACAAGGACTACGTCCTGAGCGGCGAGACGGTCCACGCGCTCCGCGGGGTGTCGTTCGACGTCCCCGAGGGGGATTACATCTCGATTATGGGCCCGTCGGGGTCGGGCAAAAGCACGCTGTTGAATCTGCTGGGGTGCCTCGACCGGCCGACGCGCGGCAACTTCCTGTTGGGGGACGACGACGTCGCCCAGATGAGCGACGATCAACTCGCCGACACTCGGGCGACGCGGATCGGGTTCGTGTTCCAATCGTACAACTTGCTGCCGGCGCTGACGGTCGTCGAAAACATCGAGGTGCCGCTCTACTACAGCGGTCGGCTCTCGCGTGAGTCGCGCCAGAAGTGCATTGATCTGGCAAAGCTCGTTGGGCTCGGTTCCCGGCTCGATCACCGGCCAAGCCAACTTTCCGGCGGTCAGCAACAGCGCGTCGCGATCGCCCGCAGCCTGGTCAACGACCCCCGATTCATGCTCGCCGACGAACCGACGGGGAACCTCGACTCGACGACCACGAACGAAATCCTCGACCTTCTCGCCTCGCTGAACGCCGAGGGACGGACCATCATCCTCGTGACCCACGAAAACGAGGTCGCCCACCGCACCGCCCGCACGATCTGGCTGCGCGACGGCAAAATCCTCACGGACGAACGCCGCCAGGAAGACTCTCGACTGTCGGCCGTCGGCGGCTGA